Proteins encoded together in one Psychrobacter sanguinis window:
- a CDS encoding UvrD-helicase domain-containing protein, with product MSVTALSSAPMPAYMSDPTDEQLAALNMAMDGKSFKVVAYAGAGKTTTLKLIAERLRGRGLYLAFNKGIANEAKQRFPGHVDCRTFHSLAYRHVPRDITAKLSLPRFSPKRLGDDLGLRTVQVRRQMEGKTSYINLTPARQARFVSDAVSNFCSTHASYPAPRHLIFPSWISAADEEQLREILYPAVEKRWLQSIDARHPAGIGHDIYLKLWALSKPIIPAEFILFDEAQDADPLMMGILTQQQQQVIYVGDAHQQIYEWRGAINAMKKLPLPQTLLTQSFRFGEDIADVANLFLKALQEEVPLRGNPNKTSSTAKITTHGKKDAILCRTNASAMAQLLAGLKNGHKVALQADADRMLKFCKAAESLKAGKSAYGVPELAYFYNWSDVQDYAETNEGSDLKTLVKLVDDHGTEVLSQAVNSLTDVRDADYVISTAHKAKGLEWDRVQLDDDFYYDVTPNGIKISPEELRLLYVACTRAKDNLDIHNISDLISGFKSGKKVIYGS from the coding sequence ATGTCTGTAACTGCTTTATCGTCTGCACCCATGCCGGCTTATATGAGTGACCCGACCGATGAACAGTTGGCCGCCTTAAACATGGCCATGGATGGTAAATCTTTTAAGGTAGTGGCATATGCCGGTGCTGGTAAAACCACAACATTAAAGCTTATCGCTGAACGTTTACGAGGGCGTGGTTTGTACTTAGCGTTTAACAAGGGCATCGCCAATGAGGCCAAGCAAAGATTCCCAGGGCATGTCGACTGCCGTACCTTTCACTCTTTAGCCTACCGCCATGTGCCACGTGATATTACCGCTAAGTTATCATTACCCAGATTTTCGCCAAAACGCTTGGGCGATGATTTGGGATTGCGCACGGTTCAAGTTCGCCGTCAGATGGAAGGTAAAACCAGCTATATCAATCTAACCCCTGCCCGTCAAGCCCGTTTTGTCAGTGATGCGGTGAGTAATTTTTGTAGTACTCATGCCAGCTACCCTGCCCCGCGCCACCTAATTTTCCCCAGTTGGATATCGGCGGCTGACGAAGAACAACTGCGTGAGATACTTTACCCTGCGGTAGAAAAGCGCTGGTTACAGTCTATTGATGCCAGACATCCTGCTGGTATTGGTCATGATATTTATCTCAAGTTATGGGCATTGTCTAAGCCTATTATCCCTGCTGAATTTATTTTGTTTGATGAAGCTCAGGATGCCGATCCGTTAATGATGGGTATTTTGACTCAGCAGCAGCAACAAGTTATTTATGTGGGCGATGCCCATCAGCAAATTTATGAGTGGCGCGGTGCGATCAATGCCATGAAAAAACTACCTTTGCCACAAACCTTATTGACCCAATCCTTTCGTTTTGGGGAGGACATTGCAGATGTGGCCAACTTATTTTTGAAAGCGCTGCAAGAAGAAGTACCGCTTCGAGGCAATCCTAATAAAACCTCAAGCACCGCTAAAATAACCACCCATGGCAAAAAGGATGCGATTCTATGCCGTACCAATGCCTCAGCCATGGCCCAACTGTTGGCAGGTCTAAAGAACGGTCATAAAGTGGCGTTACAAGCGGATGCTGATAGAATGCTTAAATTCTGTAAAGCGGCTGAGAGCTTAAAGGCAGGCAAATCTGCTTACGGGGTGCCAGAGCTTGCTTATTTTTATAACTGGAGCGATGTTCAAGATTATGCGGAGACCAATGAAGGCAGTGACCTTAAGACATTGGTAAAGTTGGTTGATGACCATGGTACCGAGGTGTTGTCACAAGCGGTAAATAGCCTGACAGATGTGCGTGATGCCGACTATGTTATCTCTACCGCCCATAAAGCAAAAGGTCTTGAATGGGATCGGGTGCAGCTCGATGATGACTTCTATTATGATGTGACGCCGAATGGAATTAAGATTAGTCCTGAAGAACTACGTCTACTTTATGTGGCTTGTACCCGAGCCAAGGACAATTTAGACATTCACAATATCAGCGACTTAATCTCTGGCTTCAAGTCGGGTAAAAAAGTCATTTACGGGTCTTAA
- a CDS encoding ASCH domain-containing protein, translating into MINDKTQTFIEEYKRETSQSNVTITAWQFGTEPDELARLVVRGKKTATCSLYKLYEIEGEPLPQVGLHQVILDSTDQPVAMIKITEVSLTPMQEVPLDFALAEGEGDGSYEY; encoded by the coding sequence GTGATAAATGATAAGACGCAAACATTTATAGAAGAATATAAACGAGAGACCAGTCAGTCCAATGTAACCATAACTGCTTGGCAGTTTGGTACAGAGCCAGATGAATTGGCAAGACTGGTGGTTAGAGGTAAGAAGACAGCCACCTGTTCATTATATAAATTGTATGAAATAGAAGGTGAGCCCTTGCCACAAGTTGGCTTACATCAAGTTATCTTAGACAGTACAGACCAACCGGTAGCAATGATTAAAATTACCGAAGTTAGCCTTACGCCGATGCAAGAAGTACCGTTGGATTTTGCTTTAGCCGAAGGCGAGGGCGACGGTAGTTATGAATATTGA
- a CDS encoding autotransporter domain-containing protein has protein sequence MFANYSSTPSSAKNRTYTPSLKRLSKAILAITLSSVGVAHASDYSSVTFFGDSLTDGGYFKKATEALGHPQSGQYTTNPDNTWATPFAESLGLNSVQNTYDEATGQQMTTGNNYAIGGARSGIDLQHDKYEDTTGKPLPVYSTRSQVDRYLADKDIDSKGLYTVWTGANDLFAVVKDVPNASNIISAAVSDEVATVKKLHDNGANYIVVPNIPDVGLTPNFVGTPLATFGTGLVNQYNEALYSGVKNTGANVIPLDTFSLVQQVAANPTAYGFSNVTDKACKNTSSVECGRADLDKPGAENSYFFADGVHPTGRAHRMIADYANSVVTAPSQVSVLPHIATQSGLATNERLQTHINQRQNQNHTLQSTSPEGWVSANINSLDVAGFESSGNAQLLLGLDFAHNNLPNAMTGVYANLSQSELDSSKRTGLDKVDFDELGLGLYHSHNLGKVQLNGALGYSTIDMEINRKVSLDNYTRNYKSDVDGSRYYASLQAGYPMQMGNMAQFTNTTITPYLGATANRVKLDAIKEGAADDPIAMQFDEQKYNTVYGTLGVKANSRLSNNLNVFGDVHYQKQLDDNHKEVTARVNTLSDMSFTAPKASLDDDSFGASLGLSRQFKSFFGSAGVSYASGDDDDITSVFIELVK, from the coding sequence ATGTTTGCAAATTATTCCAGTACACCTTCTTCTGCGAAAAATCGCACTTATACACCTTCTCTTAAAAGGTTATCAAAAGCGATACTGGCCATTACCTTATCTAGCGTGGGTGTTGCCCATGCCAGTGACTATAGTAGCGTCACCTTTTTTGGGGATAGCTTGACCGATGGCGGTTATTTTAAAAAAGCGACTGAAGCACTAGGTCATCCACAGTCAGGGCAATATACTACTAACCCTGATAACACTTGGGCCACGCCTTTTGCAGAGAGTTTAGGATTAAACTCAGTACAGAATACTTATGATGAGGCAACGGGTCAGCAAATGACGACTGGTAATAACTATGCGATTGGTGGTGCTAGATCCGGGATCGATTTGCAACATGATAAATATGAAGACACGACTGGCAAACCTCTCCCTGTTTATTCAACACGCAGTCAAGTAGATCGCTATTTGGCTGATAAAGATATTGATTCAAAGGGTCTGTATACGGTATGGACGGGAGCAAATGATTTATTTGCTGTTGTAAAAGATGTACCTAATGCTTCAAATATTATATCTGCTGCGGTAAGTGATGAAGTGGCGACGGTTAAAAAACTACACGATAATGGTGCCAACTATATTGTCGTCCCAAATATTCCAGATGTTGGGTTAACCCCAAACTTCGTAGGCACGCCTTTAGCAACGTTTGGTACTGGTTTAGTGAACCAATATAATGAAGCATTATATTCAGGTGTGAAAAATACAGGGGCCAATGTTATCCCGTTAGATACTTTTAGCTTAGTACAACAGGTAGCAGCAAATCCGACCGCTTATGGTTTTAGTAATGTCACTGACAAAGCCTGTAAAAATACCAGTTCTGTTGAGTGTGGAAGAGCGGACTTAGATAAGCCAGGGGCGGAAAACAGCTATTTCTTTGCAGATGGCGTGCATCCCACAGGACGTGCACACCGCATGATTGCTGACTATGCCAATTCAGTAGTCACTGCACCAAGTCAGGTCAGTGTGTTACCACATATTGCCACACAGTCTGGCTTAGCCACCAATGAGCGTCTACAAACTCATATCAATCAGCGTCAAAACCAAAATCACACTCTACAGAGCACGAGTCCGGAAGGGTGGGTGTCTGCAAATATCAATTCGCTAGATGTGGCTGGATTTGAAAGCAGTGGTAATGCGCAGCTGCTATTGGGGCTAGACTTTGCTCATAATAACTTACCGAATGCGATGACCGGGGTTTATGCCAATCTGAGTCAATCAGAACTAGACAGTAGCAAGCGTACTGGCCTTGATAAGGTTGATTTTGATGAGCTAGGGCTTGGCTTGTATCACAGTCATAACCTAGGCAAAGTACAGCTAAATGGAGCATTAGGTTATAGCACTATTGATATGGAAATAAACCGTAAGGTGAGTCTAGATAACTATACTAGGAACTATAAGTCAGATGTCGATGGCAGCCGCTATTATGCGTCGTTGCAAGCCGGTTATCCGATGCAGATGGGCAATATGGCACAATTTACTAATACCACAATAACGCCCTATCTTGGTGCTACGGCCAACCGTGTTAAGCTTGATGCAATTAAAGAAGGGGCAGCAGATGACCCTATTGCCATGCAGTTTGATGAGCAGAAATATAATACGGTATATGGCACGTTAGGGGTGAAAGCCAATAGTCGTTTGAGCAACAACTTAAACGTATTTGGTGATGTCCATTATCAAAAACAGTTAGACGATAATCATAAAGAAGTCACAGCACGAGTAAACACGTTGTCTGACATGTCATTTACAGCACCAAAAGCCAGCCTTGATGATGACAGCTTTGGGGCTAGCCTTGGATTGTCTCGTCAGTTTAAGTCATTCTTTGGCAGTGCTGGCGTGTCGTATGCTTCAGGCGATGACGACGATATCACCAGCGTATTTATTGAATTAGTTAAATAG
- a CDS encoding tRNA dihydrouridine synthase, translating into MSFATQFFSKPVRLLAPMEGLTDPLMRRILTQVASDLGRPYDWSVSEFIRVTQHVLPDHVFYRFVPELRNDSRTNSGTPIHVQLLGSNPELMGENALAACALGAPAIDINFGCPAKTVNNHRGGSVLLDEPSLMRDIISAVRDKTPSHIPVSAKIRLGYTDTSNMNDIKKAIADSGANWLTIHARTKTQGYKPPAYWEKITGFTELPIPVIANGEIWNHEQALRCITQSNTSHLMLGRGAVTRPDLVAQIDTPAALLTWHELIPHQIAFLEGEAKSDKVLVGRYKQWLGMLSKGYLEAKVLWDSIKRVQDKQDIINRLRSQAYNDSL; encoded by the coding sequence ATGTCTTTTGCCACCCAATTTTTCTCAAAACCCGTGCGCCTTCTTGCCCCTATGGAAGGACTCACTGACCCATTAATGCGTCGAATACTGACCCAAGTTGCCAGCGATTTGGGGCGTCCCTATGATTGGTCTGTTAGTGAGTTTATTCGGGTGACTCAGCATGTGCTGCCGGATCATGTGTTTTACCGCTTTGTGCCTGAGCTAAGAAATGACAGCCGAACTAACAGCGGCACCCCCATTCATGTGCAGCTACTGGGCAGTAATCCAGAATTGATGGGTGAAAACGCTTTAGCAGCCTGTGCCCTTGGTGCACCTGCTATAGATATCAATTTTGGCTGTCCAGCAAAGACGGTTAATAATCATCGCGGTGGCAGTGTGTTACTCGATGAGCCTAGCCTGATGCGTGATATTATTTCTGCGGTACGCGATAAGACACCTTCTCATATCCCCGTATCGGCCAAAATACGTCTAGGCTATACCGATACTAGTAATATGAATGATATTAAAAAGGCCATCGCTGACAGTGGCGCTAACTGGCTGACGATACATGCTCGTACCAAAACGCAAGGCTATAAGCCTCCCGCTTATTGGGAAAAAATTACAGGATTTACTGAGCTGCCCATTCCGGTTATTGCCAATGGCGAAATTTGGAATCATGAACAGGCACTACGCTGCATCACCCAATCGAATACGTCTCATTTAATGCTAGGTCGAGGTGCCGTAACTCGGCCCGACTTGGTGGCTCAAATTGATACGCCTGCCGCTTTACTGACGTGGCACGAGTTAATACCCCATCAAATTGCTTTTCTTGAAGGAGAGGCCAAAAGTGATAAGGTGTTGGTAGGACGTTATAAACAGTGGTTAGGGATGCTCAGTAAAGGCTATCTGGAAGCCAAAGTGCTTTGGGATAGCATTAAACGGGTACAAGACAAGCAAGACATTATTAATAGGCTACGGTCTCAAGCTTATAATGATTCACTATAA
- a CDS encoding MAPEG family protein, protein MSWFFALIPDTANVAIWSMMIASVLPLLFAILAKVLGGFGVADNSHPRDVVAKYTGRAARANAAQQNSYESLPIFLASVIVAMLFFVPQVVINYLAVVYVMLRVIYGIAYIVNLPTLRSIIWTLSMACCFMLFYLAIKMAF, encoded by the coding sequence ATGAGTTGGTTCTTTGCTTTAATACCAGATACGGCAAATGTGGCCATTTGGTCGATGATGATTGCCAGTGTCTTGCCACTGCTATTTGCCATATTGGCCAAAGTATTGGGTGGATTCGGTGTGGCTGACAATAGCCATCCGCGTGATGTGGTAGCAAAGTATACTGGCCGAGCCGCACGTGCCAATGCTGCCCAGCAAAATAGCTATGAAAGTTTACCTATCTTTTTAGCGTCTGTTATCGTGGCCATGCTGTTTTTTGTGCCTCAAGTGGTGATTAACTACTTGGCAGTCGTGTATGTGATGTTACGGGTGATTTATGGTATCGCTTATATCGTTAATCTGCCAACACTACGGTCTATCATTTGGACATTATCGATGGCCTGCTGCTTTATGCTATTTTATTTAGCGATTAAAATGGCCTTCTAA
- a CDS encoding OsmC family protein: MPLQGNVVWQKDRHFLGTAPSGKQVDIDGNKEAGASPMELILLGLGGCASYDVVGILEKGRQDIQDVRCELSAVRADTVPAVFTDIHLHFVVTGKDVKEKQVAKAVELSADKYCSASKMLAAGGVKVTHSFEVVAS; the protein is encoded by the coding sequence ATGCCGTTACAAGGCAATGTGGTGTGGCAAAAAGACAGACATTTTTTGGGTACTGCCCCCTCTGGAAAACAAGTCGATATCGATGGCAATAAAGAAGCCGGTGCAAGTCCTATGGAACTGATCCTGTTAGGCTTGGGTGGCTGTGCCAGTTATGATGTGGTTGGTATCTTAGAAAAAGGCCGTCAAGACATCCAAGATGTACGCTGCGAGTTATCGGCTGTACGTGCTGACACGGTTCCTGCTGTTTTTACTGATATTCATCTACACTTCGTGGTAACCGGTAAGGATGTCAAAGAAAAACAAGTGGCCAAAGCGGTAGAGTTATCAGCAGATAAGTACTGTTCAGCCAGTAAAATGCTGGCAGCAGGTGGGGTCAAAGTGACACACAGTTTTGAAGTAGTGGCCAGTTAA